TTTGCTGTTTGTTCCTCAATTGCACCGGCTACTTTACCTTCGCTATGTTCCGGATTATTTAAATTTGCCATAAATCTGAATTATAAATTAAACACTGATTATTAATAGGTACTCCATTGTACAATTCCATCCGGTATTGCGTTTTCAATTTCATTACTCCTGATTTCACTCAATTCCTGATCTGCTTCCCGGACAGACTCTTCTGTTCTGCTGGTACCTTCAGGATCCAGATCCGTTAAACCTTCTGTTTCCTTAACCCGTTCAAGCGGATCTTCTATATACTGCCACTCCTCTCCGAGTTTGGAACTTATCCCCTGATTCCACGGCCCTCTCACTGATTCTCCCTTGGACAGATTATAGTAAGTATTACTGTGACAAGGATCACTTTGCAGTATTCCCGGAGGAAAGTTTGGCTGGATAGTTTCCAGTGCAGCTTCAAACATTTGAAAATGTGCCACCTCTCTTGTCATCAAAAACCTGAGCGTATCCTTGACATAAGGATCATCAGTATATTTCATCAGATATTCATATACAATTTTTGCCCTGCTCTCTGCAGCCATATTCGATCTCATGTCTACTGTAGGATCTCCGTTCGCATTAACATAGGCCGCAGTCCAGGGAATCCCGTTAGAATCTGTTAAAGCTGGTCCACCTCCGGTAAGGTCGTAAAAATGAGGATTGACCATAGCCTCATGGATATAAGTCTCTTTAGATGCTTTTCCATCCAGTAAGGTAGATAACTCATCTTCATCCGA
This portion of the Pedobacter lusitanus genome encodes:
- a CDS encoding manganese catalase family protein, coding for MFYHAKELQYNARVSAPDPRFARLLLEQFGGGNGELKAAMQYFTQAFSCKQPYPDKYDMLMDIATEEFSHLEIVGATIQMLLKGVSSELKQASDEDELSTLLDGKASKETYIHEAMVNPHFYDLTGGGPALTDSNGIPWTAAYVNANGDPTVDMRSNMAAESRAKIVYEYLMKYTDDPYVKDTLRFLMTREVAHFQMFEAALETIQPNFPPGILQSDPCHSNTYYNLSKGESVRGPWNQGISSKLGEEWQYIEDPLERVKETEGLTDLDPEGTSRTEESVREADQELSEIRSNEIENAIPDGIVQWSTY